CACCCCACCGCTAATTGAAGAACCCGTCGAGCCCCGCCCACGCCCCACGCCCCGCTCCTCTTCAGGTTGCCTGCAGGCTTTGTTGGGTCTTTTGGTGCTGCTCGGAGTAGTGGGGCTGGGCTGGTGGGGGCTAACAGCCTCGGGCTGGCTGGATAATATCGCCATCCCTGGCGGTAGTGACGTTGGCGGTCCTGACATTTCTGAGGAAGAGCAGACCCGCAAACGCGCCACTACTGAACGGGCGCAGGCCTTGGGCGTCGATAATTCTTATTTGACCCAGTTAACCGATCAGCTCTTTTATGAGCGCTATCCTGACCTGCGGGGTACCCAGCTCACCAGTAGCCCAGAAGATGCCGCCTTGCGGACTGAGTGGGATGCGATCGCAAACGACATGCTCACCCTCACCGAGCAAAACCTCAGTACTGCTGCCCGTCAGCGTCTAGGTCGCTACAACTCCAGCGACCTCGATCGTTGGAGAGCCCAAGTCAATCAGCTCTATGTCAGCCGCCGCGCCCTCTATGACTTGGCCGATGCCCGCTATGGCAACCTTTTTCCCGGCCGAGTCAACGACGGCTTTGTTGAAGAACCCACCAGTCAAATCTGGTTTGCCCTAGCTCAAGATCGAGTCAACGCCCTAGAGTCAGGCCAAAAGCTCACCGAAATCAGCTTTCAGCCAGGAACCTACAGCCAGCAGATCCAGGTCAACCTCGACCCCGGCGAAGGCCAGGTCTACACCCTCAACCTAAACAGCGGCCAGCTTCTGCGCCTCAACCTCCAGCCCTCCTCCCCCGAAACCCTGCTCTCGCTCTACCTGCCCAGCCCCACAGATGAAGACCCCTACCTGCTGTCCGACTCCTCAAACACCACCTGGTCCGGCGAACTCACTCAAACCGGGTACTACGAAATTGTCGTCGTCTCCACAGCCCAGCAGCCCATCACCTACCAGCTCAACGTCGCCGTCGATACCGTCATCACCAATCCTGCCGAGCCTCCTGCTGCCTCGGCGGATAAGGATTAGGTGGGGAAAGTAGGGGAGGTGGGAAGGTGGGGGAGTAGGGGAAGGTGGGGGAGATGGGAACCCGGAGATGCGGAGACCCGGAGAATACTCAGCTTGAAAATCAACCTCACCCCATAACACTAATTAATCACGCTCTAAGCCCCATCCACCCTCCACCCATTCACCCCCTACTCCCCCACCTTCCCCTACTCCCCCACCTTCCCCTACTCCCCCACCTTCCCCTACCCCTCCCCATCTCCCCTAAATTCCGCTTAGGATCAAGGTATCCGCTTCACCCTTCCCCTCATGACCGACGTTCTTAGGTCACCCAGCACCGAATCGTCTGCTCCAGCCCAGGAGCCACGGCTTTATCAGTCTCCTATCGGTAAAAAGCTGCTCTCGGCGGTAACTGGGCTAGGACTGGCAATCTTTGTCCTGGTGCATATGCTGGGCAATTTAATTTTGTTTACTGGCAGCAATGCCTACAACCAGTACGCCCGCCACCTAGAAGACTGGGGAGTGCTGCTGTATGTCATTGAGGCTGGGCTGCTGGTATTTGTCCTGGTACATGCGGGGCTGGGCATTCAGATTTACCTGAACCGGCTCAAAGCTCGCCCGGTGCATTACCAGAAATATGCTTCTGCGGGCAGTCCCAGTCTGCAAAGCCTGAGTTCTCGCACCATGATTTTTACCGGCATTACGCTGGCGGTCTTTTTGGTGTTTCACCTGACTAGCTTTAAGTTTGGGGCCTATTACGACGCTGAGTTTGGCGGAGTTCCGGGGCGGGATTTGGCGCGGCTGGTGTTTGAGAAGTTTCACGAGCCGATGTATGCCTTTGGCTATCCGGCGGTGATGGTGCTGCTAGGCTTCCACCTACGCCACGGCATCTGGAGTGCGCTGCAGTCGCTGGGGGCCATGAGCAAGTCGATTAGGCCCCTGGTCTATGCCCTGAGTACGGTTTTAGCAGCGCTGATTGCGGCAGGATTTATTGCGCTGCCGCTGGCAATTTATTTCAACCTGTTGAGCTGAGTAGCGGCGGCGGCAAGCCCCACGGAGAGGAGCACAATGGCACTAGATTCACGGGTTCCGGCAGGGCAATTGCAGGACAAGTGGGATGGCTTTAGGGAGCGCTGTCGTCTGGTTAGCCCCAACAACAAGCGCAAGCACACGGTTTTGGTAGTCGGTACGGGCCTAGCGGGGGCTTCGGCGGCAGCGAGTTTGGCGGAGTTGGGCTACCACGTTAAGAGCTTTTGCATTCAAGACTCTCCCCGGCGGGCGCACAGCATTGCGGCCCAGGGCGGCATCAATGCGGCCAAAAATTATCCTAATGATGGCGATAGCGTTTGGCGGCTGTTTCACGACACGATCAAGGGCGGTGACTATCGCTCCCGCGAGGCCAACGTCTATCGGCTGGCCCAAATCAGCACCAGCATTATTGACCAATGTGTGGCTCAGGGAGTTCCCTTTGCCCGTGAATACGGCGGCCTGCTCGACACCCGATCCTTTGGCGGTACGCTGGTTTCGCGCACCTTTTATGCACGAGGACAGACTGGACAGCAGCTCCTGCTAGGGGCCTATAGCGCCATGATGCGCATGGTGCAGGCTGGCAAAATAGAGGTCTATGCTCGGCGGGAAATGCTGGACCTGGTTGTCGTCAACGGGCAGGCGCGGGGCATTGTGGTGCGCAACTTGGTAACGGGCCAGCTGGAGCGCTATGCCGGAGATGCCGTTTTGCTCTGTACGGGCGGCTATGGCAATGTCTATTACCTCTCAACCAACGCCAAAAACTCCAACGTTACAGCGGCGTGGCGCTGCCACAAGCGGGGAGCCCACTTTGCCAATCCCTGCTATACCCAGATCCACCCTACCTGTATTCCGGTTTCAGGGGACTACCAGTCGAAGCTAACGCTAATGAGTGAGGGGCTGCGCAATGATGGTCGGGTATGGGTGCCCAAAACACCGGGCGATACTCGTTCCCCTGAGGCGATTCCCGAAGCTGAGCGCGACTATTACCTGGAGCAGCGCTATCCCACCTTTGGCAATCTGGTACCCCGTGATGTGGCTTCGCGCAACGCCAAGCAGGTGACCGACCAAGGGCGGGGTGTGGGTGAAACGGGGTTGGCTGTGTATCTAGACTTTCGAGATGCGATCGCAAAGCAGGGGAAAGGTGCGATCGCAGCCCGCTACGGCAACCTCTTTGACATGTACCAGCGGATCACAGGCGACAACCCCTACGACGTGCCCATGCGGATCTACCCCGCCGTTCACTACACAATGGGCGGGCTGTGGGTTGACTACCACCTGATGAGCACCGTGCCCGGTCTGTTTGTGCTGGGCGAGGCCAACTTCTCTGATCACGGGGCCAACCGCCTCGGGGCCAGCGCCCTAATGCAGGGCCTAGCCGACGGCTATTTCGTCATTCCCTATACCCTAGGCAACTACATTGCCAGTCAGCCCCTGCCCCCCGTTAGCCCTGACCACGATGCTTTTGCCGAAGCCGAAGCCGCTGCCCAAGCCCGCATCACTCAGCTACTTAGCATTCAGGGCGAAAAGACGGTGCTGGAGTTTCATCGCGATCTGGGCCGACTGGTGTGGGACTTTGTCGGCATGGCCCGCCACCGAGAAGGATTGGAATCGGTCATCACCCAGATCCAAGATCTGCGGGAGGAGTTTTGGCAAAACCTGAAGGTACCCGGCCAGCCCAACACCTACAACAAGAACCTGGAGTTTGCCGGACGGGTCGCCGATTTCATGGAGCTAGCCGAACTGATGGCGCGAGATGCCCTGCATCGGGAAGAATCGTGCGGCGGCCACTTCCGCCAAGAGTCACAGACGCCAGAGGGTGAGGCCAAGCGAGACGATGAGCACTTTGCCTACGTTGCTGCCTGGGAGTATCGGGGCGAGGGGCGTGTGCCCGACCTGCATAAAGAAAGCCTAGACTTTGAAAATGTTGAGCTAACCCAGCGCAGCTATCGGTAAGGCTTAAAAAAAGCAGTCAGACTAGACACTTTTGGAAACCATAGTTAACATACCGTAGTGAAGTGTTTACGAAATCTTAAGCAGCACTTCATAGCAGTTTTGCATTCCCACAAGGAGTTGCTATGCGTTTCATGAATCACGTACTTACCGTTGGGCTCGGAGTCCTCGGAGCAGGTTTGGTCGCGTCTTTGCCTGCTGCCGCTGGTGACATGGTTGAAAAGGACTCTGCCCAAGTAGAGACGACCGAGGAAATGCAAGAACAGGCCGAGGAAATGCAGGCCGAGGAAACCACTGAGACAACCATTGTCGATGTTGCATCTAGCAGTGGCGAGTTTGAGATTCTAGTTGCTGCCGTTGAGGCGGCTGGCCTAGTAGAAGTCCTATCTGGGGAAGGGCCTTTCACCGTTTTCGCGCCGACCGATGCCGCCTTTGAGGCCCTCCCTGAAGGTGCACTAGAGGCGCTACTCATGCCTGAAAACCAGGCGTTACTGGCTCAGATTCTGACCTACCACGTCGTCCCTGGTACCGTTACCTCTGGCGATTTGGTTGAAGGCGACGTAGCTACCGTAGAGGGCAGTGACGTTACAGTGTCTCTGGGCGACAGCGTCATGGTCAATGATGCAACCGTCGTGATGCCTGATATAGAAGCCAGCAATGGGGTGATTCACGTCATCGATAAGGTGATCATTCCCCCCAGCCTGCTGAGCGAACTTGATGTAGAAAAGCCTGCCTTATAGTCAACTCCAGCTAGCACTGAGGTCTAGGGCAACAGCTGGCCCAGCCCTTAGTCTGCTAGCAGTCAAATAGAAAGACGGATCTGTCACAACCCCCATGACGTCTAACGGGGAAGTATTAGCAGATCCGTCTTTTTTATTAGCTTTTTTTATGTACAATAAGTTTTGTAATGCTTTTATGAGGATTGCCCCAGCAATGACCTCCCAACCAATTTTGGGGTCTATTCTATGCGGGTGAGGGGTATTGAAGTAAAAGGATCCATCAAATAATATTGATGTCTTTTAGCGAAGGTAAATTGCATTGTCTAAGTGCAATTTACTTTTGCAGTGTGTTGGGGCAGCCATAAAAGATTTGCTCAGATTTATCCATTTCTTAAAGCTACACATTTTACCTGCCACAACGACGTTTTCTCTAATTAAGAGAAACTGAAAATTAAGCCTGATGCTTGATTTTTATTTTTTTGTACCTTAATATTTTGGTACTTCTACAAAGATATTTCTTGAAAGCTGTTTATTGGCTTGATGGCTCGGATTAGAGCTATATCCTGGATAAACCAGCTCAAATTGGCTTAAAAAGAGATTGTTTCACATTTAGAAAAAATTTTGTTGTACTTTGGAGCTTTGGAATAAAATTTCCAAGGCTCGATTTTTGTGTTTATAGGTAATAAGCTCTTATCACTTTGTTAAAACTATTCTTTCTTTTTGTATGCTTACCTTTAAAGCAAGATCAGCCAAAATGCTGATGGGTTTTTAACCTATAGATAGATATAATTTAGATTGGTTTTGTCTCGGGATAAGGATAGTTACTGAATGAATCGTCAGGTATTCACGAATTGGAACAAGCAGGCATTAATTGATTGGATCGAGCTGGAGCGGGTGAAAGGAACCGATTATCGGAACCTCGAGAACGCTCTCAGGCTCGACTATGGCGTTCTTGACTGGTGGAGAACAGGTCTGGTCAATGAGCTGACCCCTGACCATCTTCAGGCTATTGCGGACTACCGAGGCTGGTCCCTTGCAAAAGTGCGAGAGTGGCTTGATATTAAATAAACTAAGTTTGAGTTAGCTGGATGGGCGATTAACTGGCCCCACCGTCGCCACTGGCCTGGGCAAAATTTTCTAACCCTACGATTTTCAAAGCCCGCTTACGCGGGCTTTGATTTTTTAGGCGGAGCTATTGGTATTTAGAAAGCTTGCGATCGCACAAATAAAAACCTCCTGGCTGACGGACCAGAAGGTTAGGAGAAAAGTATTTAATTAGCGCGGTAAGCGTACGCCAGCTCGAAATAGAGACAGTATCGGAGGTTATGCCTTCCGCGAGTAGTACTCAACCACGAGCAGTTCGTTGATATTGAGCGCAATCCATTCCCGCTCGATGATGCCGTTCACCTTAGCAGTGAGCTTGCCCTTATCGAGTTCAAGATGGTTGGGAACGTTGGCCAGACCAGGGAATTGCAGGTTGGCTTCCACCAAGGTGCGAGAGACAGCCTTGTCGCGAACGCTGATCACATCGCCAGGACGGCACTGATAGCTAGGAATGCTAACGACCCGACCGTTGACGGTAATGTGACCGTGGTTGACGATCTGACGCGCCGCCGGAATGGTCGGGCCAAAGCCTAACCGGAAGATCGTGTTGTCTAACCGCATCTCTAGCTGCTGTAGTAGAGACAAGCCGGTAGAACCACCAGCCCGACGGGCTTTTTTCACGTACCGAAGCAGCTGCTTTTCCGTCAACCCATAGTTGAAGCGGAGCTTTTGCTTCTCTTCTAGACGAACCCCATATTCAGATTTTTTCTTACGGGCCTGCCCGTGTTGTCCGGGGGGATAAGCCTTACGAGGAGATTTACGGCTCAGTCCAGGCAGTTCCCCCAGGCGGCGTACTACTCGGAGGCGAGGGCCTCTATATCGCGCCATGCAGCTTGTTCTCCAAAGAATTCCAAAGTTACTATTGTAGCCGCATAACAGCCCTAGATCAACTTTCTCGTGCAGCTATTCCCGCTTCGAGGCAAGGAAAACTTCGGCGGTGGAGGGTTCAAAGAGGTCTTGAGTGAACCAGACATAGAGGCCGTAAATCATCTGCACCAGCAACAGCCCTTGCTAAGCAGGAATCTTTTGCCTCGGCCGTACGGTATCTCAGGCATGCTTAGTGGTTCCGGTTCATGGGAGGATGCCAAAAACTCCTTTTTCTATGTCGATGGCTCCTCTCTTTGAGTTCACCAACTGTATAGTTCTCTACGGGCCTGATCTGGTGCCCCACCACTGCCAGCACTTTACCGTCAGCGGCGACACAATTGACCAAATTGCCTTAGGCGAACCCTGCTACGCCATCAATCAAGGCACCCAGGTAATCATGCCCGGTATGTACAATGGCCACACCCACATGGGCGATAGCTGTCTGCCCGATGGAGCCACCGGCCTAACTTTAGAAGAAGGATTTTTTCGGCCCCACGGCTATAAATACCGGGAACTAGCCAAGCAGTCCGAAGCCGAACATCTAACGCACATTACCAATCACCTGCGCTACATGGCCCGCACTGGCACAGTCGGCCACTTTGACTTTCGGGAGCAGGGCATGTACGGCAGTCAACTCCTACGTCGAGCTTCCGAATCAACTGGGGTACGCTCAGTTATTTTGGGCCAGTTCAATGAGCTGCCTTTTACCTCCGACGAACTCCAGCACAATCAGGCAGCACTTAGCCCACAGGCCATCGATGAACTCAAGGCAGTGCTCGCCGCTGCCGATGGCTTCTCTGAAAGCACCATGAATGACCTGACCGACCCTGCTTGGCAGCAAATTCTTACCCTTACAGAAACAGCCCACAAGCTCCGGGCCATTCACTGCCTGGAAAACACTGCCTACAGGGAAGTCAGCCTAGCGGTGACTGGGCGCGGCGATTTGGAACGAGCGATTGATTTGTACCGGCCCCACCTGGTAATTCACGCCACTGTTGCCAATGCGGATGAAATTTCCTTGCTGTCGGAGCATCGGCTCAACGTAGTGCTCAACCCTAGAGCCAACGCTAATCTAGGCCTACCACTGCCACCGATCGCGGCGCTGCTGCAAAGTCAGGCCAATCTGCTGTTGGGCACCGACAACGGCCTGCTTAACAGCCCCAACTTGTTTGCTGAACTCGATTTCACCTACAAAGTTGCCAAGAGTCAGTTTGGAGACGCCCTGCATCCTGACCCGGCTGACATTCTCAAACTGGTGACCAGCAACGTCGGTGCAGTCTTAGAAGGGGCGCTGGAGGACGGCACCTGCGGCTATCTAGCTGAGGGCAAACCTGCCGATTTTGTTGTTCTAGACTTTACCCAGCCCCATTTGCAGCGCAGCCGCCATCTGATTGCTAGTATTTTGACCCGTGTCACCCCGGCAGATGTGCTGATGACCGTGCGTCGAGGCAACTGTCTTCACGCTTAAAAAAGAATCGCCTTCACCATTAAGGTCAAGACGACACTGATTCATTAATTTAAGCTGTTGCCTAAGACTGAAAGCCGCGATTCTTAAAAAGCAGCGTAGGCAACCTGAGCTGCTGCCACGCTAACGCCCTGGGAAATGAACTGAAGCAGCAAAAAGGCCAGAATAGGCGAGAGATCGATACCACCCAGAGGAGGAATGATAGAGCGAAACACGTTTAAATAGGGGTCGGTTAGCTGGCTCAAGATATTGAAGGGAGGGCTAAGCCAATCCACATTGGGAAACCAGCTTAGCAAAATTCGGATAATCAGCAAGACCGTATAAATCTGAAGGAAGGTGGCTACCGCGTTAGCGAGCATACCAACCAATGAAGTCTCCATAACCCTAAGCTCCCAAGCCGATCCATCGTGTATTGTTGTGCCAGTTCAAGTGTAACTGATAGTCACTGGGGAAGATGGGCCGAAAACCGCCCATTCTGTGAACCGCTGGTAAAATCTGCCCAGCGGCATTGTCCTGTGGGTTGAGCACATCCCTCCTTGGTCAGGAATCTATCAGCGAAGAATCGTCCAGCATTTCCTGAGGATAGCCATTAATACCGCCAAGCTGCTGCCGAACGTCATCAATAGCCTCGTTTAGCTGAGCAATTTTGTCTTCGAGGCGGCGACGGGCTATTTCCATGCTCTCCTCAGTGGCATCATCAAACACCTCTAGGGGCTGCTCGCGGCTATTAAGGGAGCGCAGAGTAGAAGCAGTCGTTTCTGAAGGCCTGAGCCGGGAAGCCGTCAAAGCCCCAACCACGCCGCCAATCATGCCTCCAAATAAGGCTCCGGCAATAAAACCACCGGCAAAGTTATCTTGCTGGCTCATCGTTCCTTCCGGTGTCTATTCCGGTATCTATCTAAACAGGGAAGCTAGTCTACCGGATATGGGCCTCCGGTGACTTCTATTGTCGCTGACAAGGGCTCACCTGACTACCACGCTAGGCTGATTAACTAGAACTGATAGGTAGGGCTAGCGCAGCAAGCTAGGTACCAAAGGTGCGATCGCCCGCATCTCCCAGTCCCGGCACAATAAAGCCCTGGGAATTGAGCCCTTCGTCAATGGTGGCCGCATAGATATTGAGCTCAGGATAGGCATCTGCTAGCTTTTGCAGAGCTGCTGGGGCAGTGACTACGGAGATAATCCGCACCATCGACGGATCAGCACCACGAGCGGTCAGTTCCTTCATCATTGCCATGATGGTGCCGCCCGTTGCCAGCATCGGTTCGCTAATCAGCACCCGCGTTTGAGGATCAAAAGAGGCTGGCAGCTTGTTGAGATAGCAGGTAGGCTCCAGGGTTTCTTCATCCCTAACAAAGCCGATGTGGTAAATCGAGGCCAGCGGCAGTAGAGACTGTGCCCCCTCCATCAGTGCCAAGCCTGCCCGCAAAATTGGTACAATCACCACCGGCACTTCCGGGTTGATGAAGGTCGCCGGGCAGCTAGCCAAAGGAGTCTCAACCGTGGTCTCAAGGGTGGGCAGCCAATCTCGCACAGCCTCGTAGGTCAGCCATCGGCCTAGTTCAGTCATAGCTGAACGAAACAGGGTCGAGGGCGTGTCGGCATCCCGAGAAACGCCAAGCCAATGTTGGATTAGGGGATGGGGAGGAACAAATACGCGCAGTTGTGGTGCCATCTTTTAAGGAGTCAACTAAATCTGAAACATAATACTCGTTTACTGGGCCTCGAATTATTAGCAGGATAGCGGTTTTGAGATTTTATAGCTGAGCTTGTACTCTAAATAGCGCTAATTTTTGCAGTAAATTTTTCTACGGGGCTTGCGCCCATTATGAAATAGTGGGCTCTAGGGGAAGCAGATCAAGGCGATCAGGCCCGTTCTTTCACACACTTGTAAATTATTAGGCAAACAGGCCCTAGATTCCGGTTACAGAATTGATCACAGTAAAGCCACGAGTTGCCTAAAAGTATGTCCACCAGCCAGCCTAAGCAGTGGGATGTGATTGTGATTGGGGCGGGTATGGGCGGCTTGGTTACAGCTACTCAGCTAGCCGCCAAAGGAGCCCATGTCCTGGTCTTAGAGAGCTATTTAATTCCCGGCGGCAGTGCGGGCTATTTTGAGCGGGCAGGTTATCGCTTTGATGTGGGAGCCTCAATGATCTTTGGCTTTGGCAGCCAGGGCACCACCAACTTACTGACCCGAGCCTTAGCTGCCGTGGGTATGGAACTAGAGACCCTGCCCGATCCGGTTCAGGTTCACTATCACCTCCCCCAGGGTCTCGATATTCGGGTGCATCGTAACTACGAACGGTTTCTGGAGGAATTGTGCGATCGCTTTCCCCACGAGCGGGTGGGCATTCGTCAGTTCTACGACGAATGCTGGCGGGTTTTCCACTGCTTAAACGCCATGCCCCTGCTGTCGTTGGAAGAACCTCGCTATGTCGCTAGCGTGTTCGTCAAGCATCCGTTGGCTTGCCTAGGGTTAGCAAAGCGTTTACCCATCAATGTGGGAGGGGTGGCCCGCCGCTACTTGCGCGATCCAGAGCTGCTGCGATTTATCGACATGGAGTGCTACTGCTGGTCTGTGGTACCTGCCGAGCGCACACCGTTGATCAATGCCGGCATGGTGTTTAGCGATCGCCACTACGGCGGCGTTAACTACCCCAAAGGCGGAGTTGGTCAGATTGCCCAGCAACTCGTAACTGGGCTAGAGCAGGCAGGGAGCGAAATCTGGTATCGCTCGCGAGTCACCGAAATCTTAACGGAAAAGGGCCGAGCCATCGGCGTGCGCTTGGCCTCTGGCAAGACCTGCTTTGCCCGCCGCATCGTCTCCAACGCTACTCGCTGGGACACCTTTGGCTCCCTAGTAAAGCAGGATCTACCCCCTTCAGAACAACGTTGGCAGCAGCACTACCAGCAGTCTCCCAGTTTCGTTAGCCTGCATTTGGGCGTCAAAGCCGAGGCGATTTCTGAGGCTGCCGACTGCCACCATATCTTGCTGGAAGACTGGGCCGAAATGGAAACCAGTGGCGGCACGGTGTTTGTCTCCATTCCGACCCTGCTTGACCCCGATCTAGCTCCGCCAGGGCATCACATTATCCATGCCTTTACCCCTAGCTGGATGGCCGACTGGCAAGGGCTAACTTCCCAGGCATACCACGAGCAGAAGCAGGCAGCAGCGCTGGCTTTGGTTCGCAGACTGGAGCGGCTATGGCCGGGATTAGGCGATGCAATCTCACATCAAGAAATCGGTACCCCCCGCACCCACCGTCGCTTCTTAGGTCGCACCAACGGCACCTATGGCCCCATCCCGGCAGGCAAGCCCTGGGGCCTGCTGGGCATGCCCTTTAACCGCACCGCCATCCCTGGCCTTTACTGCGTCGGCGACAGTACCTTTCCCGGCCAAGGGCTCAATGCAGTGGCTTTTTCGGGGTTTGCCTGCGCCCATCGGGTGGCGGTGGATTTGGGGCTGGATTAGGGGTTGGGGGCTGGGAGTGGATGGGTGGATGTTTCCAGTAAGTTTAGATGTTTCTTGCATTAAATGAACCGGGGTATTGGGTGCCAGGTCAACGGTTTTAAGGAGGGTTTCACAAAAAATACCCCTCCACTCGCCTACCCATCCACTCGTCCACTCATCTACCCCTCCACTCATCCACTCGCCCACTTAGGAACATTGCCAATATTTAAGAATCCTGTTACTTCAGAGCATTAGCCTGTAGGCGAGGGAAAATTAAAAGTGTAGCCGTTGTTACAGTTTTAGCGGCACGATCTTTTCCCAAGGTATCTGCTATGTCCACCAGTCTGCTGTCAGATGCTAACCGTCGTCTGGAACGGGCGCTGAAGTACGTCAAGATTTCTGAGGATGCTAGCGAGCGGCTGAAGTTCCCCAAGGCCAGCCTTAAAGTTTCGATTCCGGTGCGGATGGATAATGGCTCTCTCAGGGTATTTGAGGGCTACCGGGTACGCTACGACGACACCCGGGGACCGACCAAGGGCGGCATTCGCTTTCATCCCAACGTGAACATGGATGAGGTGCAGTCTCTGGCGTTTTGGATGACCTTTAAGTGTGCAGCGCTGAATTTGCCTCTAGGCGGTGGCAAGGGCGGCATCACCCTCAACCCGAAGGAACTCTCTAAGTTTGAGCTAGAGCGGCTAAGCCGGGGCTATATAGATGCGATCGCAGACTTTATCGGCCCTGACGTCGATATTCCTGCGCCCGATGTCTACACCAACCCGATGATCATGGGCTGGATGATGGATCAATACAGCATCATCCGCCGTCAGCTTTGCCCTGCCGTGATTACTGGCAAACCCCTCAGCATGGGCGGTAGCCAGGGTCGCGACGCTGCTACCGGCACCGGAGCCTTCTTTGTGCTGGCCGCCATGATGCAAAAATTTGACAAGTCACCCCACGAAACCACGGTTGCGGTGCAGGGCTTTGGTAATGCTGGCAGTGTCATTGCCCGCCTCCTGTTTGAGGCTGGCTACAAGATTGTTGCCGTGAGCGATTCTCAAGGGGGCGTATACTGCCCTGACGGGCTTGATATTCCCAGCGTTCAGCAGTTCAAAAATGCCGCCCGCAGCGTCAAAGCGGTCTACTGCGAGGGCAGCGTCTGCAGCATTGTTGAGAATCACCAAGTCCTGACGAATGAGGAACTGCTTACCCTAGATGTCGATATCCTGATACCTGCTGCCCTAGAAAACCAAATCACAGCTGCCAACGCCGCTGATGTTCAAGCCCGCTACATCTTTGAAGTTGCCAACGGCCCAATTAGCGCTGATGCCGATGAGATTTTAGAGGCTAAAGGTATCTACGTCTTTCCAGACATTCTCGTGAATGCGGGCGGCGTAACTGTTAGCTATTTTGAGTGGGTGCAAAACCGCAGCGGGCTGTACTGGACCGAAGAGGAGGTGAATCAGCGCCTTAGCCGCATGATGGTCACAGAAGCCGACAAAATCTGGCGTATTAGCCAGGAGTTAGCCATTCCCCTACGGACTGCTGCCTATGTTCACGCCCTAGACCGGCTAGGAGATGCCCTCAACGCTAAAGGCACCCGCGAATATTACGTTGGCTGATAGACATTAGCAGGTAAGGTGCTGTAGAGACAGATCTGAAATCTGTCTCTACAGCGAATTATCGACGAAGCTGCTTTTTCGCTTCAGAGCCAGCTTGAGTAGATCCTTATACTCGCCCTCGCTCAACACCTGCGCCCCGAAGCGCTCTAGGTGGGGGTTCATCATTTGGGCATCAAACAGGACAAAGCGGCGCTCCCGGAGATGCTCTACCAGCTTCACCATGGCTACCTTCGAGCCTTCAGAAATGCGGTAGAACATGGACTCGCCAATAAAGGCTCCGCCAATTGTCAGGCCCAAAATTCCTCCGGCTAGCTCATTATCCTGCCAGGTTTCAAAGCTGTGGGCCCAGCCTGCCTGGTGTAGTTCCCAGTAAATCTCTTTTAACTCGTCGGAGAGCCAGGTGGTTTCTCGATCAGCACAGCCACTAACCACCTCTAGAAACGCCTGATCAACGGCCACCCTAAAGCGGTTTTGATTGATTGCCCGA
The window above is part of the Pseudanabaena sp. FACHB-2040 genome. Proteins encoded here:
- a CDS encoding amidohydrolase family protein encodes the protein MAPLFEFTNCIVLYGPDLVPHHCQHFTVSGDTIDQIALGEPCYAINQGTQVIMPGMYNGHTHMGDSCLPDGATGLTLEEGFFRPHGYKYRELAKQSEAEHLTHITNHLRYMARTGTVGHFDFREQGMYGSQLLRRASESTGVRSVILGQFNELPFTSDELQHNQAALSPQAIDELKAVLAAADGFSESTMNDLTDPAWQQILTLTETAHKLRAIHCLENTAYREVSLAVTGRGDLERAIDLYRPHLVIHATVANADEISLLSEHRLNVVLNPRANANLGLPLPPIAALLQSQANLLLGTDNGLLNSPNLFAELDFTYKVAKSQFGDALHPDPADILKLVTSNVGAVLEGALEDGTCGYLAEGKPADFVVLDFTQPHLQRSRHLIASILTRVTPADVLMTVRRGNCLHA
- a CDS encoding succinate dehydrogenase cytochrome b subunit, which encodes MTDVLRSPSTESSAPAQEPRLYQSPIGKKLLSAVTGLGLAIFVLVHMLGNLILFTGSNAYNQYARHLEDWGVLLYVIEAGLLVFVLVHAGLGIQIYLNRLKARPVHYQKYASAGSPSLQSLSSRTMIFTGITLAVFLVFHLTSFKFGAYYDAEFGGVPGRDLARLVFEKFHEPMYAFGYPAVMVLLGFHLRHGIWSALQSLGAMSKSIRPLVYALSTVLAALIAAGFIALPLAIYFNLLS
- the rpsD gene encoding 30S ribosomal protein S4 gives rise to the protein MARYRGPRLRVVRRLGELPGLSRKSPRKAYPPGQHGQARKKKSEYGVRLEEKQKLRFNYGLTEKQLLRYVKKARRAGGSTGLSLLQQLEMRLDNTIFRLGFGPTIPAARQIVNHGHITVNGRVVSIPSYQCRPGDVISVRDKAVSRTLVEANLQFPGLANVPNHLELDKGKLTAKVNGIIEREWIALNINELLVVEYYSRKA
- a CDS encoding fasciclin domain-containing protein gives rise to the protein MNHVLTVGLGVLGAGLVASLPAAAGDMVEKDSAQVETTEEMQEQAEEMQAEETTETTIVDVASSSGEFEILVAAVEAAGLVEVLSGEGPFTVFAPTDAAFEALPEGALEALLMPENQALLAQILTYHVVPGTVTSGDLVEGDVATVEGSDVTVSLGDSVMVNDATVVMPDIEASNGVIHVIDKVIIPPSLLSELDVEKPAL
- a CDS encoding fumarate reductase/succinate dehydrogenase flavoprotein subunit, translated to MALDSRVPAGQLQDKWDGFRERCRLVSPNNKRKHTVLVVGTGLAGASAAASLAELGYHVKSFCIQDSPRRAHSIAAQGGINAAKNYPNDGDSVWRLFHDTIKGGDYRSREANVYRLAQISTSIIDQCVAQGVPFAREYGGLLDTRSFGGTLVSRTFYARGQTGQQLLLGAYSAMMRMVQAGKIEVYARREMLDLVVVNGQARGIVVRNLVTGQLERYAGDAVLLCTGGYGNVYYLSTNAKNSNVTAAWRCHKRGAHFANPCYTQIHPTCIPVSGDYQSKLTLMSEGLRNDGRVWVPKTPGDTRSPEAIPEAERDYYLEQRYPTFGNLVPRDVASRNAKQVTDQGRGVGETGLAVYLDFRDAIAKQGKGAIAARYGNLFDMYQRITGDNPYDVPMRIYPAVHYTMGGLWVDYHLMSTVPGLFVLGEANFSDHGANRLGASALMQGLADGYFVIPYTLGNYIASQPLPPVSPDHDAFAEAEAAAQARITQLLSIQGEKTVLEFHRDLGRLVWDFVGMARHREGLESVITQIQDLREEFWQNLKVPGQPNTYNKNLEFAGRVADFMELAELMARDALHREESCGGHFRQESQTPEGEAKRDDEHFAYVAAWEYRGEGRVPDLHKESLDFENVELTQRSYR
- the upp gene encoding uracil phosphoribosyltransferase → MAPQLRVFVPPHPLIQHWLGVSRDADTPSTLFRSAMTELGRWLTYEAVRDWLPTLETTVETPLASCPATFINPEVPVVIVPILRAGLALMEGAQSLLPLASIYHIGFVRDEETLEPTCYLNKLPASFDPQTRVLISEPMLATGGTIMAMMKELTARGADPSMVRIISVVTAPAALQKLADAYPELNIYAATIDEGLNSQGFIVPGLGDAGDRTFGT
- a CDS encoding YggT family protein; translation: METSLVGMLANAVATFLQIYTVLLIIRILLSWFPNVDWLSPPFNILSQLTDPYLNVFRSIIPPLGGIDLSPILAFLLLQFISQGVSVAAAQVAYAAF